A DNA window from Bradyrhizobium barranii subsp. barranii contains the following coding sequences:
- a CDS encoding fatty-acid--CoA ligase, whose product MLGLMQDWPLLCHRIIEHAAKIHGKQEVVTRSVEGPIHRTTYGEIHKRALKVSQVLERDGIKLGDRVATIAWNTWRHLEVWYGIMGIGAICHTVNPRLFPEQIAWIINHAQDRIVMTDLTFVPVLEKIADKLPSVERYVVLTDKAHMPQTTLKNVVAYEDWIAEADGKFEWKDFDENTAAAMCYTSGTTGDPKGVLYSHRSNVLHALMANNVDALGTSASETMLPVVPLFHANSWGIAFSAPSQGTKLVMPGAKLDGASVYELLSTEKVTHTAGVPTVWLMLLQHMAANNLKLPALKMVICGGSAMPRSMIKAFLDMGSNVRHAWGMTEMSPIGSVAALKPPFQNATGEARLDVLQMQGYAPFAVEMKITDDAGKELPWDGKTFGRLKVSGPAVAKAYYRVDSNILDEEGFFDTGDVATIDEAGYMRITDRSKDVIKSGGEWISSIDLENLAVGHPAVAEAAVIGIYHPKWDERPLLIVQLKQGQQASREDILKFMDGKIAKWWMPDDVAFVEGIPHTATGKILKTALRDQFKDYRFPNAAA is encoded by the coding sequence ATGCTTGGTTTGATGCAAGATTGGCCCCTGCTCTGCCACCGGATCATCGAACACGCCGCCAAGATTCATGGCAAGCAGGAGGTCGTTACGCGATCGGTCGAGGGACCGATCCATCGCACCACCTACGGCGAAATCCACAAGCGGGCGCTCAAGGTCTCGCAGGTGCTGGAGCGAGACGGCATCAAGCTCGGTGACCGTGTCGCAACGATCGCCTGGAACACCTGGCGCCATCTCGAGGTCTGGTACGGCATCATGGGGATCGGCGCCATCTGCCATACCGTCAATCCCCGCCTTTTCCCCGAGCAGATCGCCTGGATCATCAACCATGCGCAGGACCGCATCGTGATGACCGACCTCACCTTCGTTCCGGTCCTGGAGAAGATCGCCGACAAGCTGCCAAGCGTGGAACGCTACGTCGTGCTCACCGACAAGGCGCACATGCCGCAGACGACGCTGAAGAACGTGGTCGCCTACGAGGACTGGATCGCGGAGGCCGACGGCAAGTTCGAATGGAAGGACTTTGACGAGAACACGGCAGCCGCGATGTGCTACACATCCGGCACCACGGGCGATCCGAAGGGTGTTCTGTATTCGCATCGCTCCAACGTGCTGCACGCGCTGATGGCGAACAATGTCGATGCGCTCGGCACCAGCGCGTCCGAGACAATGCTGCCGGTGGTGCCGCTGTTCCATGCCAATAGCTGGGGCATCGCCTTCTCGGCCCCCTCGCAAGGCACCAAGCTGGTCATGCCCGGCGCCAAGCTCGACGGCGCCTCCGTCTACGAGTTGCTCTCGACCGAGAAGGTGACGCACACGGCGGGCGTGCCCACGGTGTGGCTGATGCTGCTGCAGCACATGGCGGCCAACAATCTGAAGCTGCCGGCTTTGAAGATGGTGATCTGCGGCGGCTCGGCGATGCCGCGCTCGATGATCAAGGCCTTCCTCGACATGGGCTCGAACGTGCGCCACGCCTGGGGCATGACCGAGATGAGCCCGATCGGCAGCGTCGCGGCGCTGAAGCCGCCGTTCCAGAATGCGACCGGTGAGGCGCGGCTCGACGTGCTGCAGATGCAGGGCTATGCGCCCTTTGCGGTGGAGATGAAGATCACCGACGATGCCGGCAAGGAGCTGCCCTGGGACGGCAAGACCTTCGGCCGTCTCAAGGTCTCCGGCCCCGCCGTCGCCAAGGCCTATTACCGCGTCGACAGCAACATCCTCGACGAGGAAGGCTTCTTCGACACCGGTGACGTCGCGACCATCGACGAGGCCGGCTACATGCGGATCACCGACCGCTCCAAGGACGTGATCAAGTCCGGCGGCGAGTGGATCTCCTCGATCGACCTCGAAAACCTCGCGGTCGGCCATCCCGCCGTGGCGGAGGCCGCCGTCATCGGCATCTATCATCCCAAATGGGACGAGCGGCCGCTGCTGATCGTGCAGCTCAAGCAGGGCCAGCAGGCCAGCCGCGAGGACATCCTGAAGTTCATGGACGGCAAGATCGCCAAATGGTGGATGCCTGACGACGTCGCCTTCGTCGAAGGCATTCCGCACACCGCGACCGGCAAGATCCTGAAGACCGCACTACGCGACCAGTTCAAGGATTACCGTTTCCCGAACGCGGCGGCGTAA
- a CDS encoding extensin family protein: MSFSLPDFRRKWSCRGYMPAGAAMVTAALGLSLVLAERAEARKYAAPLDIFGLGTPRPRAKVHSARIPLPKPRPEEAPQATDEAAPEAEGKPSADKPSANKPAEAAPPPEKQLSACRLALTEEIAVAPSIPDIRGPGACGGEDLVRLEAIVLPDKRKVAVKPAAILRCTMASAIADWVRKDMVPLAASLGSTISDLDNFDSFECRGRNRIAGAMLSEHGKANALDVRAIKLANGRSIGLTDRSMPRDVRERVLHSVCARFSTVLGPGSDWYHEDHIHLDLAQRRNDYRICQWNVWDPLPQVAPLLPAGRPEEAPPREVAARPEAKDGARDGADDEPAQKSPAPADKSAADGTKAEPHKPATKKRR, from the coding sequence ATGAGTTTTAGCCTGCCGGACTTTCGCCGCAAATGGTCTTGTCGCGGCTATATGCCCGCAGGCGCGGCAATGGTTACCGCTGCGCTCGGGCTGTCGCTTGTGCTGGCGGAGCGGGCAGAAGCGCGAAAATATGCTGCGCCGCTGGATATCTTCGGTCTTGGTACACCACGGCCGCGCGCGAAGGTGCACTCCGCCAGGATACCGCTACCAAAGCCCCGCCCGGAGGAGGCCCCCCAAGCAACGGACGAGGCCGCGCCGGAGGCAGAGGGGAAGCCTTCCGCAGACAAGCCCAGTGCCAACAAGCCCGCCGAGGCCGCGCCGCCGCCTGAGAAGCAGCTCTCGGCCTGCCGGCTGGCGCTGACCGAGGAGATCGCCGTCGCGCCGTCCATTCCCGATATTCGCGGCCCCGGCGCCTGCGGCGGTGAGGATCTGGTGCGGCTGGAGGCGATCGTGCTGCCGGACAAGCGCAAGGTGGCGGTCAAGCCGGCGGCGATCCTCCGCTGCACCATGGCCTCCGCGATCGCCGATTGGGTGCGCAAGGACATGGTGCCGCTGGCGGCGAGCCTCGGCTCGACCATCAGCGACCTCGACAATTTCGACAGCTTCGAATGCCGAGGCCGTAACCGCATCGCCGGCGCGATGCTGTCCGAGCACGGCAAGGCCAACGCGCTCGACGTCCGCGCCATCAAGCTCGCCAACGGGCGGTCGATCGGCCTGACCGACCGCAGCATGCCGCGCGATGTGCGCGAGCGCGTGCTGCATTCGGTCTGCGCGCGCTTTTCCACCGTGCTCGGTCCGGGCTCGGACTGGTATCACGAGGACCACATCCATCTCGACCTCGCGCAGCGGCGCAATGACTACCGGATTTGTCAGTGGAACGTCTGGGATCCCCTGCCGCAGGTCGCCCCGTTGCTGCCGGCAGGACGGCCCGAGGAGGCGCCGCCGCGCGAGGTCGCGGCCAGGCCTGAGGCCAAGGATGGAGCCAGGGACGGAGCTGACGACGAGCCGGCGCAGAAATCCCCTGCGCCGGCGGACAAGTCGGCCGCCGATGGCACCAAAGCCGAGCCGCACAAGCCGGCAACAAAAAAGCGCCGGTAA
- a CDS encoding L,D-transpeptidase, with the protein MSSLKVMLGILAAGLMLSGCMQATHFEATDTKAFKPKDKELLAKVRYENTPVAEPFRRAIVDYHRKESPGSIVVDSDNHYLYWVMDGGKAIRYGITVGEEAMAWSGIAKVGSMTEWPAWHPTPGEISRLGVSTYVAPGPDNPMGSRAMYLYSGGKDTLFRIHGTNQPEYIGASISSGCIRLTNEDAIDLYGRVKVGTIVVVLEPKHGDSPYNSRLALGGSQTGQAGSY; encoded by the coding sequence ATGTCGTCGCTGAAAGTTATGCTGGGTATTTTGGCCGCTGGCCTGATGCTGTCGGGCTGCATGCAGGCCACACATTTTGAAGCGACCGACACCAAGGCCTTCAAGCCGAAGGACAAGGAACTCCTCGCCAAGGTCCGGTACGAGAACACCCCCGTCGCCGAGCCGTTCCGCCGCGCCATCGTCGATTACCACCGCAAGGAATCGCCGGGCTCGATCGTGGTCGATTCCGACAACCATTACCTCTACTGGGTGATGGATGGCGGCAAGGCGATCCGCTACGGCATCACCGTCGGCGAAGAAGCCATGGCCTGGTCGGGCATTGCCAAGGTTGGCAGCATGACCGAGTGGCCGGCCTGGCATCCGACCCCGGGCGAGATTTCGCGACTGGGCGTGTCGACCTACGTTGCACCGGGTCCGGACAATCCGATGGGCTCCCGCGCGATGTATCTCTACTCCGGCGGCAAGGACACGCTGTTCCGCATCCACGGCACCAACCAGCCGGAATATATCGGCGCCTCGATCTCGTCGGGCTGCATCCGTCTGACCAACGAAGACGCGATCGACCTCTATGGCCGCGTCAAGGTCGGCACCATCGTCGTGGTGCTCGAGCCGAAGCATGGCGACTCGCCCTACAATTCGCGCCTCGCGCTCGGCGGCAGCCAGACGGGCCAGGCGGGCAGCTACTGA
- a CDS encoding magnesium transporter CorA family protein yields MFSVFVPSDSSLKKAVVEDLAAVPEHAVWIDLVNPTAAEDKAVERLSGIAIPTREDMQEIEISSRLYIENSARYMTATLMCQSDTDMPRTTAVTFILGDHRLVTVRYDQPKPFALVEAKLARSCAPAITGEMVLMELLDAVIDRCADILERCGAEIDQVSHDIFEPESERHGHAKQYSQILISIGRKGDLTSKVRESLVSIGRVVTFLSAVVEGVKWSKDMREQLKTMQRDVASLTDHASYLSSKITFVLDAMLGVVNLEQNNIIKLFSVMAVVLMPPTLIASIYGMNFKAMPELEWVHGYPMALVMMLAAAIVPYWLFKWKKWL; encoded by the coding sequence ATGTTTTCTGTGTTCGTTCCCTCCGACTCCTCCCTCAAGAAAGCGGTCGTCGAGGACCTCGCGGCGGTTCCCGAGCACGCCGTGTGGATCGACCTGGTCAATCCGACTGCGGCTGAGGACAAGGCGGTGGAGCGGCTCTCGGGCATTGCGATCCCGACCCGGGAGGACATGCAGGAGATCGAGATCTCCAGCCGCCTCTATATCGAGAACAGCGCCCGCTACATGACGGCGACGCTGATGTGCCAGTCCGACACCGACATGCCCCGGACCACGGCTGTGACCTTCATTCTCGGCGACCATCGCCTGGTGACGGTGCGCTACGACCAGCCCAAGCCGTTTGCGCTGGTCGAGGCCAAGCTGGCCCGGTCCTGCGCGCCCGCGATCACCGGCGAGATGGTCCTGATGGAACTGCTGGACGCCGTGATCGACCGCTGCGCCGACATCCTGGAGCGCTGCGGCGCCGAGATCGACCAGGTCTCGCACGACATCTTCGAGCCCGAGAGCGAACGCCACGGCCACGCCAAGCAATATTCCCAGATCCTGATCTCGATCGGGCGGAAGGGCGATCTGACCTCGAAGGTTCGCGAAAGCCTGGTGTCGATCGGCCGCGTCGTCACCTTCCTCTCCGCGGTGGTCGAGGGCGTGAAATGGTCGAAGGACATGCGCGAGCAGCTCAAGACCATGCAGCGCGACGTCGCCTCGCTGACCGACCACGCCTCTTATCTCTCCAGCAAGATCACCTTCGTGCTCGACGCCATGCTGGGCGTCGTCAATCTCGAGCAGAACAACATCATCAAGCTGTTTTCGGTCATGGCGGTTGTCCTGATGCCGCCGACGCTGATCGCCTCGATCTACGGCATGAATTTCAAGGCGATGCCGGAACTCGAATGGGTCCACGGCTATCCGATGGCGCTGGTGATGATGCTCGCCGCCGCGATCGTCCCGTACTGGCTCTTCAAGTGGAAGAAGTGGCTTTGA
- a CDS encoding class I SAM-dependent methyltransferase, which translates to MGRFASTASLYEHLRPPYPSEFFRSVAHKLGLTKQSSLIDLGTGPGLLALGFGPYVGRIVGVDPEPAMLDAARRAAASAGHALTLIEGKVETLSPDIGAFDVVTIGRALHWMDREPTLARLDRLVARDGAILICASFSATDGSNPWLDGYNDVRRRWSPAKLWEEAGMGTRTHRDLPAFFRGSAFQPTELVTVETSHTISVQDLTRRTLTYSSSSPEALGENADEMLRDVGQHLAPFSRDGAIAETVVSTAQIVKR; encoded by the coding sequence ATGGGCCGGTTCGCGAGCACTGCGTCACTCTACGAGCATTTGCGGCCGCCCTACCCGAGCGAATTCTTTCGCAGCGTCGCGCACAAGCTTGGTCTCACCAAACAGAGCAGCCTGATAGACCTCGGCACCGGACCCGGACTCCTGGCGCTCGGCTTCGGCCCCTATGTCGGCCGCATCGTCGGCGTCGACCCTGAACCTGCGATGCTCGATGCGGCGCGACGCGCGGCTGCGAGCGCTGGCCACGCACTCACGTTGATCGAAGGCAAGGTCGAGACGCTTAGCCCCGACATCGGCGCATTCGACGTCGTGACCATCGGCCGCGCGCTGCATTGGATGGATCGTGAGCCGACGCTTGCGCGGCTCGATCGACTGGTCGCGCGCGATGGGGCAATTCTGATCTGCGCCTCGTTCTCGGCCACCGACGGCAGCAACCCGTGGCTCGATGGCTACAACGACGTCCGCCGCCGCTGGTCACCGGCCAAGCTCTGGGAGGAGGCAGGCATGGGCACGCGCACCCATCGCGACTTGCCGGCGTTCTTTCGCGGCAGCGCCTTTCAGCCCACCGAGCTCGTCACGGTTGAGACCAGCCACACAATCAGTGTGCAGGATCTGACACGCCGCACCCTCACCTACTCGTCGTCATCGCCGGAAGCGCTTGGCGAAAATGCCGACGAGATGCTGCGCGATGTCGGGCAGCATCTCGCTCCCTTCAGTCGCGACGGTGCTATCGCCGAGACCGTCGTCTCGACGGCCCAGATCGTGAAGCGCTAG
- a CDS encoding SDR family oxidoreductase produces MPHSSNAPRRTLLLTGASRGIGHATVIRFSSAGWRVITCSRHPFPEDCPWDAGPEDHIQVDLGNTLDTARAITDIRNRLEGGMLHALVNNAAISPKGPGGSRLGSVDTDLDTWTHVFHVNFFAPIMIARGLIEELKAARGSVVNVTSIAGSRVHPFAGAAYATSKAALASLTREMASDFGRVGVRVNAIAPGEIDTSILSPGTEKIVDQQIPMHRLGTPDEVAKIIYVLCTDTSSYVNGAEIHINGGQHV; encoded by the coding sequence ATGCCGCATTCGTCCAATGCGCCGCGCCGCACGCTGCTCCTGACCGGAGCGAGCCGCGGCATCGGCCACGCCACCGTGATCCGGTTCTCGTCGGCGGGCTGGCGCGTCATCACCTGCTCGCGGCATCCCTTCCCCGAGGATTGTCCGTGGGACGCCGGCCCCGAGGATCACATCCAGGTCGACCTCGGCAACACCCTGGACACCGCGCGCGCGATCACCGACATCCGCAACCGGCTCGAAGGCGGCATGCTGCATGCGCTCGTCAACAACGCCGCGATCTCGCCGAAGGGTCCGGGCGGCTCGCGGCTTGGCTCGGTCGACACCGACCTCGACACCTGGACGCACGTCTTCCACGTCAATTTCTTCGCACCGATCATGATCGCGCGGGGATTGATCGAGGAGTTAAAGGCGGCCAGGGGCTCGGTCGTGAACGTCACCTCGATCGCGGGCTCGCGCGTGCATCCCTTTGCGGGCGCCGCCTATGCCACATCGAAAGCCGCGCTTGCATCCCTGACGCGCGAAATGGCCTCCGATTTCGGCCGCGTCGGCGTCCGCGTCAACGCGATCGCACCGGGCGAGATCGACACCTCGATCCTGTCGCCGGGCACCGAGAAGATCGTCGACCAGCAGATCCCGATGCACCGGCTCGGCACGCCCGACGAGGTCGCCAAGATCATCTACGTGCTGTGCACGGACACCAGCTCTTACGTCAACGGCGCCGAGATCCACATCAACGGCGGCCAGCACGTGTAA
- the pdxH gene encoding pyridoxamine 5'-phosphate oxidase, with translation MTDTTSMKHQTPLTSGDFTTADEPFALFEAWLNEAIKSEPNDPNAMALATVDPDGLPDVRMVLMKGFDADGFVFYSHIASQKGRELAANPKAALLFHWKSLRRQVRIRGNVTPVTDAEADAYFATRPKQAQIGAWASKQSEALESRFAFEQAIAKVAAKHIIGEVPRPPGWSGWRITPSRIEFWHDRPFRLHDRIEFRRDAAGQPWSKTRMYP, from the coding sequence ATGACCGACACGACCTCGATGAAACACCAGACACCCTTAACATCCGGTGATTTCACCACAGCCGACGAGCCATTTGCGCTGTTCGAGGCCTGGCTGAACGAGGCGATCAAGAGCGAGCCGAACGATCCGAACGCCATGGCGCTCGCAACCGTCGACCCCGACGGGCTGCCAGACGTGCGCATGGTGCTGATGAAGGGCTTCGATGCCGACGGTTTCGTCTTCTACAGCCACATCGCGAGCCAGAAGGGCCGCGAACTCGCCGCAAATCCTAAGGCGGCGTTACTTTTTCACTGGAAGTCGCTGCGCCGTCAGGTCCGCATCCGCGGCAACGTGACGCCGGTGACCGACGCCGAGGCCGACGCTTACTTCGCCACCCGTCCCAAGCAGGCGCAGATCGGCGCCTGGGCGAGCAAGCAGTCCGAGGCGCTGGAAAGCCGCTTCGCCTTCGAACAAGCCATCGCCAAAGTCGCGGCCAAGCACATCATCGGCGAGGTGCCGCGGCCGCCGGGCTGGAGCGGCTGGCGCATCACGCCCTCGCGTATCGAGTTCTGGCACGACCGCCCGTTCCGCCTGCACGACCGTATCGAATTTCGCCGTGACGCGGCCGGCCAGCCATGGTCCAAGACGCGGATGTATCCCTGA
- a CDS encoding RT0821/Lpp0805 family surface protein: protein MTMILIGLGSGGCSFSRNDTSAYAKADDSDLTGSIARPAKDAPPTDTDLAFARNAASDVLSKGDKDSSQHWENPETGARGSVTPIAQSYAAEDGRKCRDFLASYVNGSTESWLQGAGCQSSRGRWEIHTLKPWRS from the coding sequence ATGACTATGATTCTGATCGGGCTCGGCTCCGGCGGCTGCAGCTTTTCCCGCAACGACACCAGCGCCTACGCCAAGGCCGACGACAGCGACCTGACCGGCTCGATCGCGCGGCCGGCAAAGGACGCCCCGCCGACCGACACCGATCTTGCCTTCGCCCGTAACGCCGCCTCCGACGTCCTGAGCAAGGGCGACAAGGATTCCAGCCAGCACTGGGAGAATCCGGAAACCGGAGCGCGCGGCTCGGTGACGCCGATCGCGCAGTCCTATGCCGCCGAGGACGGCCGCAAGTGCCGGGACTTCCTGGCGAGCTACGTCAATGGCAGCACCGAAAGCTGGCTCCAGGGCGCCGGCTGCCAAAGCAGCCGTGGCCGTTGGGAGATTCATACGCTAAAGCCGTGGCGGAGCTAG